The following coding sequences lie in one Candidatus Bathyarchaeota archaeon genomic window:
- a CDS encoding carbohydrate ABC transporter permease, protein MPSKKSRYRAAIRKAKLMNLLKYVIVYSVLLIPLIPILSMIAWLVVQSFSEGPTSGLIPRGFTLENFRFLWHPIRFGLSEYPNIWPIVGNSLILAVGTVAFEIPVAALAGYALSRMKFPGRVATMKLIVALHAFPGVILLIALFYILNRLGLYGKGILTLIGVALVKAGLGAPMDTWILKGFFDGIPWELEWAAMVDGCSRFQTWRKILLPIITPGISAVAIFSFMGGWGEFLLAYTYIKRREFYPISVFLYSVIGEFVFVDWGLLAAVALFYMIPILVFYALTQKTLLKLQLVGAVKG, encoded by the coding sequence ATGCCGTCTAAGAAATCCAGATACAGGGCGGCTATAAGAAAGGCGAAGCTCATGAACCTGCTGAAATACGTCATAGTGTATTCTGTGCTTCTGATACCGCTCATCCCGATACTGAGCATGATCGCGTGGTTGGTCGTCCAAAGCTTCAGCGAAGGCCCAACCTCAGGGCTAATCCCCAGAGGCTTCACGCTTGAAAACTTCAGGTTTCTATGGCATCCGATACGGTTCGGGCTGTCTGAGTATCCGAATATATGGCCTATAGTAGGTAACTCCCTGATACTCGCGGTCGGAACGGTGGCGTTCGAGATCCCTGTAGCCGCCCTAGCGGGGTATGCGCTTTCGAGGATGAAGTTCCCTGGCAGGGTGGCTACTATGAAGCTTATAGTGGCGCTTCACGCTTTCCCAGGCGTCATACTCTTGATCGCGCTGTTCTACATACTCAACCGGCTGGGTCTCTACGGTAAGGGAATTCTCACCCTGATAGGTGTCGCCTTGGTCAAAGCCGGGTTAGGGGCTCCGATGGATACGTGGATCCTCAAGGGCTTCTTCGACGGGATACCTTGGGAGCTTGAGTGGGCCGCTATGGTCGACGGGTGCTCTAGGTTTCAGACGTGGAGAAAGATTCTACTCCCGATCATAACTCCGGGTATATCCGCCGTGGCCATATTCTCTTTCATGGGTGGCTGGGGCGAGTTCCTGCTGGCTTACACGTACATCAAGAGGAGGGAGTTCTACCCGATCTCCGTTTTCCTATACAGCGTCATAGGGGAGTTCGTATTCGTCGACTGGGGTTTACTCGCCGCGGTGGCGTTGTTCTACATGATACCTATACTCGTGTTCTACGCGTTAACCCAGAAGACGTTGCTTAAACTCCAGCTTGTAGGAGCAGTGAAGGGATAA
- a CDS encoding sugar ABC transporter permease translates to MKRYVRESPIFLSLTGFLKRVKRYIPRGVSGKVLPFFFMSPFFILISVMWFAPVGITTYMAFTKTQWTITNMQFIGLDNFVRIFTRDIRVVDTIYVTVLYVSSVLAINAFFSLVLAIFTTYFIKKEPISMAIRLAWLIPRITPAVIYALLWRWFIDPNIGLLNTFLGLLGLPTPRDWLLTPPYSQILMIAVNGYVGASFGMIIYSAAITSIPRDIFHAAIADGATDLQVCRHIILPLLKWPIFFVTSWQCLSLISSYEHILALWAGGAGVARAAEVEVWALYAYSKAFYASEYGYGAALSIFLVIIGLIFIFIFFKVFGFERMMQPSKVEV, encoded by the coding sequence ATGAAGAGGTACGTAAGAGAATCCCCCATTTTTTTAAGTTTAACAGGTTTCCTCAAGAGGGTTAAACGGTACATACCTAGGGGTGTGTCGGGTAAGGTACTTCCTTTCTTCTTCATGTCTCCCTTCTTCATATTGATAAGCGTCATGTGGTTTGCCCCTGTGGGTATAACCACGTATATGGCTTTCACGAAGACCCAGTGGACCATAACGAATATGCAGTTCATAGGGCTTGATAACTTCGTAAGGATATTCACCCGTGATATACGGGTCGTAGACACGATCTACGTAACCGTGCTGTATGTATCCTCCGTCCTAGCGATAAACGCGTTCTTCAGCCTCGTGTTAGCCATCTTCACCACGTACTTCATCAAGAAGGAGCCTATCTCCATGGCTATAAGACTCGCGTGGCTCATACCTAGGATAACACCCGCGGTGATCTACGCGCTCCTATGGAGGTGGTTCATAGACCCTAACATAGGTCTCTTGAACACTTTTCTAGGGTTGCTCGGGTTACCCACCCCGAGGGATTGGCTTCTAACACCTCCCTACTCTCAGATACTCATGATAGCCGTGAACGGCTACGTGGGGGCGTCTTTCGGCATGATAATATACTCCGCCGCCATAACGTCCATACCAAGAGACATATTCCACGCGGCTATAGCAGACGGGGCTACGGACTTGCAGGTGTGCCGGCACATAATCCTACCGCTGCTTAAGTGGCCCATATTCTTCGTAACGTCTTGGCAATGCCTCAGCCTGATATCCTCCTACGAGCATATACTCGCGCTCTGGGCCGGAGGAGCTGGGGTCGCTAGGGCTGCGGAGGTTGAGGTCTGGGCGTTATACGCATATTCGAAAGCATTCTACGCGTCTGAGTACGGGTATGGGGCAGCTCTCTCGATATTCCTCGTGATCATAGGTCTGATATTCATCTTCATATTCTTCAAGGTCTTCGGGTTTGAGAGGATGATGCAGCCTTCGAAGGTGGAGGTGTAG